The sequence TGCCTTGCAAGTTAAATTGCTCCTCTCTCACCACAAAGCAGCATCCTGATTCTGTCACTAATGCTCCCTGCTCAGTGTATACCTGTTACAGCCACATGGACCAGCAGAAATGGCATGGTGGCTCCTAGGCCCTCCCCTTTCATGCATCTGGATCACAATTTTTTCTAGAATCCTTAAGCTCCTTCATGCTTCTGTCTCATTCATTCCTCTCCCCAGAATGTTACAAATGTTGAAGGGatacagggaaggagagaagggagtaTATCCTATTCTGTgcctattttatataaaaattatgctATCCTTTCTAAAGAAAAGATAAGCTCTCAGCTGTTTCTTCTTTAGTGAGAATCGTTTTTACACTGCTCCTTCTACTATGTCCCCAGTTGAGCCATTTCCCTGCTGCTCGTGACCACACTCTGCCCAGCCAAGGTCAGAGGGGCAGTCAGGCTACTATGCCCACCTTGAGATGGAACCCACAGTCTTAGCTTCACATCTCTGATCTCCAGAAAATTGGTTTGAGAAGGCCAGGCTTACACGATGAATTATGTTTCTAAATCCATCTTGTCCTTCAAGTATGTTTTTCTGGGATCCAACATAGCAGTACTCTGCAGTCCTAGAGAAATGCAGATGGTTTAGAAACCATAGTTAAGACATCTTATTTGATAATGCAGttagattttatttcataaacaCAGTATATTGTGAGAGTGTCTTGTCCCATCATTTAGAATATCTCTTTATCATCAAAGATAGTCCATTGCCATGATCAGTATAGTAATAACATAGTAAACTTGGTCCTAACAAGACCATCTATGAAGAGCCAAGATGCCAGAGAATCAGAGCTGAGAATCACTGTGGTGGGTAAAACAGGAACCAGCAAAAGTGCTACAGGGAACAGCATCCTCAGGAAGCCAGCATTTGAGTTGAGGCTGAGCACCCAGACCTTGACCAAGACTTGCAGTGAAAGTCAGGAAAGCTGGGGAAAGAGGGAAATGATCATTATTGACACACCAGATATATTTTCTGGGAAAGGCCACTCTGAAGCCCTGTACAAAGAGGTGCGGAGGTGCTACTTACTCTCTGCTCCAGGACACCACGTGCTGCTCCTTGTGACCCAGCTGGGCCAATACACCACCAAGGACCAGGAGTCTGCACAGAGCATAAAGGAGATCTTTGGAGAAGATGTCATTGGACACACAATTGTCCTCTTTACTCACAAGGAAGACCTCAATGGTGGTTCCTTGATGGATTACACCTGTGACACAGTCAACAAAGCCCTAAGCAAGCTGGTGGCAGCATGTGGGGGACGAGTCTGTGCCTTTAATAACCGTGCTGAAGGGAACAAATGGGATGAGCAGGTGAAGGACCTAATGAACTTGATTGGAGGCCTGATGATGGAGAAAAAGGGTGACCACTACACCAACGGTCTGTACAGCCTAGTACAGGGGTTGAAATGTGGGCCTGTGGGATCAGAGGGAAGATTAAAGGATTTCAAAGGGAGTCTTATGAAGTACATGGAAATTCAGGGGCATTGCACCTCCATGGCCAAAGCAAATTGCCTAGAAAGGGTCCTAATCAAAATGCAACtgtgtatttcattgtgtatgcaGTTATGTGTCAAATTGCTAATTCTGTTATTTTGTGTATCACACAGCATGTGCAGTTCATTTTACTGCTTGCTCTTTAGTGTGTGCAATTTATTCTGTAGCTTACTGTGTATTATACCCAAAACGTTCATGATAATATTGAGAAAGATCACTGGACTAGAAGGCAGGATTCCTAGGTCATAGTTACAGGTCAGTAATTACTTACTATCATCTAGTGGGTGAATCACAGAGCCTCCCCTGTAAAATGTAGTGCCTAACATCATGTTTGAGATTCTGCAACGTGTTTAAGTCTTAACATATCTCTCCATGTATTAATGaaccaaattattttaaaagttactctTTGCATTGAAATATTATACTAAAATCTTTTGAAATCTGTAAACATAAAATTCCTTTCATTTGTAAATCCCTAAAGCCAGTTTTACATTCCtgaaaactttttcttctttataatgataatatttctactgattataagaaaattataaataaaataataataagtaaactGTGAAGTTCCTGGGatcatatgtttttaattctcttctatggtttttttcctctgaaatggTAGGTGGACACAGGGCACATTTACTCTATACCAGAACCGATTCGTgcccaacaacaaaaacacacagacacacacacatccatagtCTGTGTTATGTACATCAAATGTGCTTAACATTTAAAGAGGCTTAGCCATATTTTAGCCCTGGCCCCTTCAGATTTAGTGTCAAAACATGCATGGATGCTTATACATCAGAAATGATGGTAGATTGGATATTCTGAAGCATCATCCTGCGAAATGCAAATAGAGAGGctaatttattaaaagaaacagaatttttatgATTGATGAGCTcaccagaaaaaatata comes from Cynocephalus volans isolate mCynVol1 chromosome 6, mCynVol1.pri, whole genome shotgun sequence and encodes:
- the LOC134380821 gene encoding GTPase IMAP family member 2-like yields the protein MKSQDARESELRITVVGKTGTSKSATGNSILRKPAFELRLSTQTLTKTCSESQESWGKREMIIIDTPDIFSGKGHSEALYKEVRRCYLLSAPGHHVLLLVTQLGQYTTKDQESAQSIKEIFGEDVIGHTIVLFTHKEDLNGGSLMDYTCDTVNKALSKLVAACGGRVCAFNNRAEGNKWDEQVKDLMNLIGGLMMEKKGDHYTNGLYSLVQGLKCGPVGSEGRLKDFKGSLMKYMEIQGHCTSMAKANCLERVLIKMQLCISLCMQLCVKLLILLFCVSHSMCSSFYCLLFSVCNLFCSLLCIIPKTFMIILRKITGLEGRIPRS